GACGAACGTGTAGCGCTTGGACACCGTCACCACCGGCATCTTCACGTCGTACGCGCCCACCACCTTGCCGTCCGGATCCGGGATGAACACGAAGGGCGCCTTCAGCTCCGTCTTGAAGCGCGCCAGCGTCTCCGCGTCGTCCGTGGAGAAGGCCAGCACCTGCCCCTGCGCCTGCTCGATGTCCTTGTAGCGGTCGCGGTACGCGGTCAGCTCCTTCGTGCAGCCGCTGGTGAACGCCTTGGGGAAGAAGGCCACGATGACGGGCCCCTTCTTCACCATCTCCGACAGCGTGTAGGTCGTCCCCGCGGTGTCCTTCACCGTGAAGTCCGGGGCGGTGTCACCCACCTGGGGAATCGCTGCGCTGAGCCATCCGACGACGAGCAGGGAGTTGAGCATGCCCGGGACTTAACGGGCCCCGGCCACCGCGACAAGCTCCCGGCGCCCCAGGCCCTTACGACGAGGCCATGCGGGCCCACACGGCGGCGGCGGCCTCGCGCGACTGCTCGGCCACCACCGTGGGGTTCACCGACAGCGGCCTGCGCGCCCACACGCGCCACACGCCGTCCACCATCACCGCCTCCACGTGGCGGCTGCCCAGCCCGTGCACCACGTGCCACGCCAGCGTCTCCGCGGTCAGCGGCGTGGGCGACAGGTAGTCCAGCACCAGCAGGTCCGCGAGCGCGCCCTCGCGCATGGGGCCGATGGCCGCCTCGAACACCTGTGACGCCAGCCGGTGGCCGTTGGCCAGGTAGCGCAGCACGTCGATGGGCTGCCCCGCCTCGCGCGAGCGCAGGTACGCCGCTTGCGCCTCCGCGAACAGGTCCGGCGACGTTCCGTCCGTCCCCAGCGACGCGCGCGCCCCGAACTTCAGCGCGGGCGCGTAGCCCACCTCCTGGCCCTGGTTGGAGCGCGGCGTGTGCAGGAACCATGTCCCCGTGGCCAGCACCTGCGCCAGGTCCGCCCACGCCAGGTGCCCCACGTGCGCCGCCATGGCGCGGGGTGACAGCAGGTTGCTGGTGAGCAGCCGCGTCACCGGCGAGTTGCCGTGGCGCTCGGTGGACAGCCGCTCGTCCAGCGGGTCCTCGGCGAGCGGGAAGTGCAGGCCGGTGCCGGTGGTGTTGAGCGCCTCGCCCAGGCCCTGGAGCGCGTCGTCGCCCAGCGTGAAGCAGGGGCCCGCGCCCACCTGTCCCCGGAAGCGGCCCCGGGCCTTGCGCGCGAAGCTGACCGTCTCCTCCAGCCCCTCCTCGCGGCCCACCGCGCCCATGCGGTCCGTCACCGCGTAGGACAGCACGCCGCGCACGCCCACCTCATGGAGGCCGCGCGCCGCGCGCAGGAGCGAGCCCGTCACCGCCTTGGGCGAGGCGTGCAGGTCGAACAAGGTGGTGGTGCCGCACTGGATGGACTCCAGGCCGCCCGCCGTGGCGGCCACCTGCACCGCGTCCAGGTCCAGCGCGTTCTCGAAGGGCCAGCGCACCTGCTCCAGCAGGCCCTGGTAGGACGTGGGGGTCGGACGGACCAGGCCGCGCGACAGCACGGTCGCCAGCCGGTGGTGGGCGTTGACGAGCCCCGGGAAGACGAGCTTGCCGGACAGCGCGACCACCTCGTCGTCGGGGCCGGGCGCGAGGTCCTCGCCCCGCGCCACGATGCGCTCACCTTCGATGCGCAGGTCCACCCGCTCCACGGACGCAGGTTCCAGCTCGACGACGAAACCACCCTTGAGGACGGTGCCCAACATCCCTCCCTGCATTCGCGTGAAGTACGCGAGGTTCGTGAAGGCGGCCCCCTCCCCTTAGGGGTCACGCGTGAGGCCCGCGACGTTAGCACTCCCGGCCCGTCCTCCGTCATCGGCTCCACACATCCGTTCACCCACACCCGTCGTCCCGGCCGGCCCAATACGGTGGGCATGCGCCGGGCAGCCGGGGCCAGGCAGGCAGGCGGCGCGTCATGACGTTGGGCGCCGGGGGCGCGGGCCCGTAGACTGGCGCCACCTTGGTGTCGGAACCCGGCGTTTCCTGGGCAGGCCGCTACCGCTTGAGCGCGCGCATCGCGACGGGCGGCATGGCGGAGGTGTATCTGGCGCGCGCCATCAGCCTGGACGGGCAGCGTGGCCCGGCCGTGGCGGTGAAGCGGCTGATGCCGCACCTGGTCGCGGACCGGCGCATCGTGCAGATGTTCCTCAACGAGGCGCGCATCACCGCGCAGGTGCGCCACCCCAACGTGGTGTCCATCCTGGAGCTGGGCATGGAGGGCGGGGAGCCCTTCATCGCCATGGAGCTCTTGGAGGGGCGCTCGTTCGCGGAGGTGCGGCAGGAGGCCGCCGAGCGAGGCCAGCGCGTGCCCCTGGGCATCACCCTGCGCGTGCTGGTGGATGCGTGCCGGGGGCTGGATGCCGCGCACCGCGCCGTGGACGAGGCGGGCCGGCCGCTGAAAATCGTCCACCGCGACTTCACGCCGGACAACATCCACGTCGGGGCGAACGGCGCGGTGAAGGTCATCGACTTCGGCATCGCGAAGGCGGACGCGATGGGAGCGGGGACGGAGCCCGGGACGCTGAAGGGGAAGTTCTTCTACATGTCGCCGGAGATGATCGCCGGCCGCAGCGTGGACCACCGCGCGGACCTGTTCGCCGCGGGGGTGATGCTCTACGAGCAGCTGTGCGGCCGGCGGCCCTTCACCGGCATGTCCACCGACGAGGTGCTCACGCGCATCTCCGAAGGAAGGCCGAAGCCGCCCACCGCGTTCGACCCGTCCGTGCCGCAGGCGCTGGAGACGGTGTGTCTCAAGGCGCTCGCGAAGGACCCGGAGGCGCGCTTCGACAGCCTGCAGACGTTCATCGCCGCCATCGAGAGGCTGGGCGGGCCCGCGGAGGTCGCCGCGCCGGCGCAGGTGGCCGGGTACCTGGACACGCTGTTTCCGCCGGACCGGGACCCCAAGCGGCTGGCGCTGCGCAACGCGAGGCTCGCGGATCCGTCCAATTCGGGCGCGGATGGAACCCCCGGCATGGACGTGCTCCCGCCGTTCGGCGTGCAGGGCATCCC
The sequence above is drawn from the Corallococcus sp. NCRR genome and encodes:
- a CDS encoding peroxiredoxin, whose translation is MLNSLLVVGWLSAAIPQVGDTAPDFTVKDTAGTTYTLSEMVKKGPVIVAFFPKAFTSGCTKELTAYRDRYKDIEQAQGQVLAFSTDDAETLARFKTELKAPFVFIPDPDGKVVGAYDVKMPVVTVSKRYTFVVGDDRKVLKVSEGKDAIDVSGAIAACPLRKGGAAKPAAAPAGTTPPTQAAPATK
- a CDS encoding amidohydrolase family protein; protein product: MGTVLKGGFVVELEPASVERVDLRIEGERIVARGEDLAPGPDDEVVALSGKLVFPGLVNAHHRLATVLSRGLVRPTPTSYQGLLEQVRWPFENALDLDAVQVAATAGGLESIQCGTTTLFDLHASPKAVTGSLLRAARGLHEVGVRGVLSYAVTDRMGAVGREEGLEETVSFARKARGRFRGQVGAGPCFTLGDDALQGLGEALNTTGTGLHFPLAEDPLDERLSTERHGNSPVTRLLTSNLLSPRAMAAHVGHLAWADLAQVLATGTWFLHTPRSNQGQEVGYAPALKFGARASLGTDGTSPDLFAEAQAAYLRSREAGQPIDVLRYLANGHRLASQVFEAAIGPMREGALADLLVLDYLSPTPLTAETLAWHVVHGLGSRHVEAVMVDGVWRVWARRPLSVNPTVVAEQSREAAAAVWARMASS